A region from the Lytechinus variegatus isolate NC3 chromosome 6, Lvar_3.0, whole genome shotgun sequence genome encodes:
- the LOC121416838 gene encoding uncharacterized protein LOC121416838: MAARFPKGNQVQLRPRKGHDMTWSCDKHGGPIAFYCKKHGLFVCDRCAIKEHCQKPCELDDIEDVIFERRKKLDEKRPEIQELQKQMKALDLKIKTALAFSDTNLQTVNNNIQASYHDKIKSVEEKEDRMIRVINEEADEEIRLVNEKREKRIKDCNTEREKERKIIKDKEAKLLSDAKKITEIVSKKIKDLINTSQHVINTITNIELTITRINQDDEILVNEAPQVLASIDENLSLNVHQDVTDCLHQIENAIQGVKFVEGEVGGEYYGRIDGYIGKWELFKSIHIPLVVNDLEVRYFVSEDEICVQDVDNYNMYITNIYTQHTEKVTDGGEWITSCAPLDSNVIVCGKERWDCTGDRLDGCITLYDRQWKVIRDISISRIGYNKALYVDVDSDGMIIAGQSYQSNIYVINPANDKIVNTITMQGKTVWGVIQALSSGDIVVNTGNNTYTVISRSGEAKAVIHCDEWGSSRCRVDKLTDTLYIAYRDKERNTYAVDQVSSDGIIQARRIVEYVQIDSTDFISPCLVTPFGNLVGCDGDKIHLYKKTFTLEIIKNLNTVCRHRP, encoded by the coding sequence ATGGCGGCAAGATTTCCTAAAGGAAACCAAGTTCAGCTTCGACCTCGAAAAGGTCATGACATGACATGGTCATGTGACAAGCATGGTGGGCCAATCGCATTTTACTGTAAGAAACACGGATTATTCGTATGTGATCGATGCGCTATCAAAGAACATTGCCAAAAACCATGTGAGCTAGACGACATTGAGGATGTCATCTTTGAGAGGAGAAAAAAACTGGATGAGAAACGGCCAGAAATACAGGAACTTCAGAAACAAATGAAAGCCCtagatttaaaaataaagacAGCTTTAGCTTTCAGTGATACTAATCTACAGACAGTAAACAACAACATTCAAGCATCGTATCACGACAAGATCAAATCTGTTGAGGAAAAGGAGGACAGAATGATTAGGGTGATTAACGAGGAGGCAGATGAGGAAATAAGACTAGTAAATGAGAAGAGAGAAAAACGGATCAAGGACTGCAACACCGAGAGAGAAAAGGAGCGAAAAATCATCAAAGACAAGGAAGCAAAACTTCTATCAGATGCAAAGAAAATTACCGAAATTGTCTCTAAGAAGATCAAAGATCTAATTAATACGAGTCAGCATGTCATAAACACTATTACGAATATTGAATTGACCATCACACGTATAAACCAAGATGatgaaatattggtgaatgAAGCTCCTCAAGTACTGGCATctattgatgaaaatttaagTTTGAATGTTCATCAAGATGTTACTGACTGTCTTCACCAAATAGAAAATGCAATCCAGGGAGTGAAGTTTGTAGAGGGGGAAGTAGGTGGAGAATACTACGGTAGAATTGATGGGTATATCGGTAAATGGGAACTTTTCAAGTCAATCCACATTCCATTGGTTGTTAATGACCTGGAAGTGCGTTATTTCGTCAGTGAGGATGAGATCTGTGTGCAAGATGTAGATAACTATAACATGTATATTACAAACATTTACACTCAACACACAGAGAAAGTCACTGATGGAGGTGAGTGGATTACATCATGTGCGCCCTTAGACAGTAACGTAATAGTATGTGGTAAGGAGAGATGGGATTGCACGGGTGACAGGTTGGATGGATGCATCACTCTCTACGACAGACAATGGAAGGTGATTAGAGACATCAGCATATCAAGGATTGGATACAATAAAGCTCTGTATGTTGATGTTGACAGTGATGGGATGATCATCGCTGGTCAGTCCTATCAGTCTAATATTTACGTCATCAATCCTGCTAATGATAAGATAGTAAACACTATTACGATGCAGGGTAAGACGGTGTGGGGTGTGATACAAGCCTTGTCATCAGGTGATATCGTTGTGAACACAGGTAACAATACATATACTGTCATCTCACGATCAGGAGAAGCGAAGGCTGTCATACACTGTGATGAGTGGGGATCATCACGCTGTCGCGTTGACAAACTGACAGACACACTCTACATCGCATACAGGGATAAAGAGCGAAATACCTACGCAGTTGATCAGGTGTCAAGTGATGGTATCATCCAGGCAAGGAGGATCGTGGAATACGTGCAAATAGATAGCACTGACTTCATCAGCCCTTGTCTTGTTACTCCTTTTGGTAACCTTGTTGGATGTGATGGAGACAAAATTCATCTTTATAAGAAAACATTCACCCTTGAAATCATCAAGAATCTGAACACAGTCtgtaggcacagaccctga